The region GGTGGTAATCGAAACATAAAGTTTCTGCTAAACGTTTTCCTTCATCATAACAACTTCTGATTCCGATGGTGTTTACATTTCCCCAATAGGATTCTGTCTGTGGGTGTTCGAGTGGGTTCCCATAAACTTCAGATGTGCTTGCTTGGAGGATTCGAGCTTTCACTCGTTTGGCAAGTCCGAGCATGTTTGTCATACCCAAAACATTGGTTTTGATGGTTTTGATAGGATTACTTTGGTAATGAACGGGAGAGGCCGGACATGCCATATTGTAAATTTCGTCCACTTCCAATTTGATAGGATCCGTGATGTCATGGCGGATCAGTTCAAAGTTCGGATTGGAGAGGAGGTGAGTTAGGTTTTCTTTTCGTCCGGTGTGGAAATTGTCCAATACGATGATTTGGTTCCCAGCGTTCAAAAGAGTTTCTGCCAGATGAGAACCGATGAATCCGGCTCCACCTGTGATAAGGATTCTTTTTGCCATTGA is a window of Leptospira kanakyensis DNA encoding:
- a CDS encoding UDP-glucuronic acid decarboxylase family protein; the protein is MAKRILITGGAGFIGSHLAETLLNAGNQIIVLDNFHTGRKENLTHLLSNPNFELIRHDITDPIKLEVDEIYNMACPASPVHYQSNPIKTIKTNVLGMTNMLGLAKRVKARILQASTSEVYGNPLEHPQTESYWGNVNTIGIRSCYDEGKRLAETLCFDYHRQHGVDIRVIRIFNTYGPRMIPDDGRVVSNFIVQALRGENITIYGDGSQTRSFCYVDDLVRGIITMMNTDNFIGPVNLGNDGEFTVKELAELVIKETGSKSKIIYLPLPQDDPTRRKPNLGLAKEKLNYSTTVPLVEGVKKTIEYFSKRV